The window atgttcgagatttggcagatttttttgcttgttttatgcacaaaatcacttaaatttgatatttttgcctaaaaactatagacttattttcttaggtcgttttgctcatcaagaaaaagcatcttaatttaagaattattagatatttttactgaaaacaagacaaaaatactaagaattttttttcttaaataattttttgcagtgtaatatctaagaaatcttaaatcaagatgtattttcaagcaaaattacctgagaaaataagtctagtttttaggccaaaaatataccacttaaagagcacctattgtccgagtcacgtttttacatttcatttgttgtgttagtgtgtattagtacatgttaacgagatgtaaaaggtacaaatcccaaagtaaacaatgacgcgagttatcgtctccaacataaatctgtTTACTTTgacaacaacaaacacacggactGTAGGCAACactttacttcctgggattggtgatgtagacaagaccgaccttatcataattcctcccgcttcgaaCTCACAgcttgtaagttaactcctgttagcattgcaagcaaatctttcaaacatggtatactgcaaaaaatgattttcaagaaaaatatttcttagtttttttgtcttgttttcagtaaaaatatcaaaaaattcttaaattaagatgccttttcttaatgagcaaaacgacccaagaaaataagtctagttttttgaccaaaaatataaaatctaagtgattttgtgcataaaacaagcaaaaaaatctgccaattgggtaagcaaaaaaatctgtgttcttaaacactaaattcaagaaaaattcaagagaAATCgattccctgccaatgacaagtttttcatgcaatccatatttctgctattatgcATCaaatggcgctcttacccaacttattaAATCCGGAAGCATCCCTTTATACCTCTGAATAGGATTTCTATCAGaagtctttcacaaaaatgctaatatctcagctttttgctcaaaaatttgtatttttgaagaaaccatatttgagaggtgataaaaagagaacaaatgaaaataggataaaacttttttgtttgaaagcagaggaccTGTTtgttcatttgatatattgcatgtttatatatttaaagaagaacattttctggaaaatGCTGCCGttgactggcaacttttttttaaaaaaagatagcagggaaagagttaaacatgcATCTAAAATAGCATGCTCGAGTGGGTACTTATTTTGAATAAGTATATCGAGGTCAAAACAGTAGATGAATCTGTGTAGTATGAATGAAATCTGGACGTCCTACATACGCCATATTGTCATTGTCATGTGACCCAACAGCATTAGTTATGTCATGTCATCTCCATTCACTAATCCTTTCCCATAGCCTCATGGGATAGTTAAGTGGTCATCAAATACAGCCGGACTACTGTGAGTACTGTAAATTTTGACATACTTTTTTTGTCATATAGCATTTCTTCCCTATTATATAGTAGAAAAGTATGCAATTTTGAATGCAGCCTCTCTCGCTGTACTACTTTTTTGAGTTAAACTCCACTACCGCATCATAAAattcacttaaaggtgcagtgtgtaacttttataaggatcttttgacagaaatgcaatataaaatacataactatattttcagtgtgtataaagacctttcataatgaacccttatgttttaattaccttagaagagatgtttttatctacatacaccaaagGAACATggagtcgccattttgtgccgccatgtttttacagaagcccttaacggacaaacttttttctaCCATGTTAtctccgaagatgacatgtttgtctggtggcgtctaccgtagcttctctatgcatttcggtAAACAGTGGACTGAAACGTTGGTTGAAATTCGTAACCTCACctctagatgccgctaaaatttacacactgcacctttaaacacacAAAGGAGCCCAGGAACAATGGCGTAGGTCTttgataaaaacatgaaaatatgTATAGCTAAAAGTATGAGCAACAGTTATAGTGTACACTGCAGATCTAAACACCCGTGTCTTGTCTTAACTAGCCATTCAAATAGTTATTTTGTGGTATCAGATGGTTTGATGTGTTGTTTTCGTACCATCTGTCATTGTACTGGACCATCTCACACACTCTTTGTATTTTTCTTTGATCATTTATACACTGGAAATGGCTTTAACTGCACCAACAGGCTCATTATTACTGATAAATTTACCTCATTCACATGTTTTGCCATATCTAATATAGAGAAAATGTGTTCATCCTGAGAACATCTGGCTGTATGCAAATATATAATGAACAATTTAGAAAGACAATACATGGTAAAGTAGACAATTCAGGAATAAATTGAACAAATAAAAGAGAGATTAGTGAGTATTAGGAGTAAAACTAGATACTGGATTTGTGTTAGTTGGAGCCACTGGATTTCTCTAGGCAACTGGAATGACTTCACactggaaaaaacaacaaaaccacTTTGAAAGTCAAACACTGGCTAAAAAACTGGATCATTTTACTATCGTTTTAAAAAAACCTTTATACTCATTCATTAGTCAGGAAACTCTTTCACACTTTACAGACTTTATATACAACACTCCTTATGTCAACGTGTgtaacattactttattttcGTTACTGCTTTTACTGGaatttacacatttttacatttcatctTAACCACGGCATTTTACTTTGTATACTTAGAGTGTACATAGTATTCTATATATACTTATACTATATATAAGCCTTAACCaatacttttgtttaaaataaatctttgtggTCCTCTGAACAGTATATATGCAGTATATCTTGTATAGTTTATTATTGGTTTTAAATCTAACTGTGAACAAGATAACACCAAGTTAGTGTCGCTCAAAAGAAACTTTATTAGACAATGCTCCAATTTTTTTCACTAAACAGAAACCTGTCGATTTattataatttcatttttaataatgaaattacCATAAATTTCATCTTTATTTTGTCTCTTATTCCTATACTTTGTACATTTCAGTGCCTTATTTGATGTCTCTTTGTTACATTTCTGTTGTGcgtttcattttcttttaatattaataacattttgttGTTATAGTAATTGTATGAAACAAGGTAAGCCATAATGTAGTTTTTGTATAAGGCTGGGTGATATGTGATTACGTTAGTCAAGTGTTGATTGAAAATGCactaaaattacaatttataatacttttttttttataaaacactaatGGGTGATACTGATTTTCAAAAACATTTGGTATGATCTTTCAAAATCtaatatatgttattttttaattcatttgtgcacaaaatcacacATATATGATCCTGTCTCGAATAAACCAGCCTCATGTGACTCAAGCACTTCCAAACTATGCACTGtaaataaatatgttgtttatcTAATGTCATGGCTGTTTAAATACTGTGTAATATACAAAacctattgtttttttttcttgtgaGAATGCAGGTTTTTGTTATAATCCATATATCTTTCATTATGTACAAACATGTTGAATTGTTTCCTTTCCACTCTTTAAATAATGACATTTAATTTACTACATTAGTTTgtactttttaacacattaggAAAAAAATCTGTGCTctcattttaaattttaaataggataaaactttttttgataatttgGGTGTGGTCATTCATAGTATTTCaacaaaaactgtatttttctcGGTTGTCTGTCTTAATTTTATCCTTAGGCTTTAAGCACTAAAATGTTTAATCgtttaattaaaacatttaattaatgtttaattaaaagtttaatCGTTCTTAAGCTGCTTGTGTTTATCAGtcttaacattttcttttttttgtattctTCTTTCTTGTATTGTTGATATTCATTATTTTTAGTTCAACTGCATAATTTGTCTCACTTTTTCACATGTATGATGTGTACTGATGACATAATATGAATGCATGACGGTGATacatgaattaaataaatattttttctggaTACTAAAGGAAATTATTATCTGCCTCATTATCAGGACTTTTGCGTcaagacttttattttagttGCGCCGGTCAGTCACTCCTCTTCCGGTCACTCTTAACTTACGTGGCTGTTGCTGCTTTTCTTCCGGTTTGACAGATTTACTCTACCTGTCACacgatggtaagctgttttcaGAGCTATTTATTAATTTCTCAAACACTTTtgctgtaaaatatatattttaactgCACGTAATGCTGCTAGTGTTCGCGTTAATCTCTTTTGCTAATAATCTCAAAGCTACGTTTTGACAGCAGCGTTAGCATTAGCTGTTAGCTACAGTTTATAGTCTGATATCGGCTGATGATGTTGCACAGATATTAATCCCATAAACGCGCGTATCAGCTGTAAAATAGTGCAGGTTATATAGATATGTTATAtttaacacacatactgattaaatgtatactttgtgAGTCgcattggataaaagcgtctgccaaatgtaataaatgtaaatgttttactaGTGGTTGTCTACTCTTTTAGCTCTTTAATAATAGTTGGAAATGTGCAAAACGTGATTTTAATATACAGAGCACGTCAGTGGGatgtttaaattaatttttaataaatgtttaccGTGTGTTTTGTGCAGGAGTTGGAAGCTATGACGAGATACACGAGCCCGGTAAATCCGGCGGTGTTTCCCCATCTGACTGTAGTGCTGCTGGCCATCGGCATGTTCTTCACAGCCTGGTTTTTTGTGTatcctttatttctgacagatGTGCCATTACTTGATCAAACTAAACCCCTTTTTTCACCTGCTATCAACATCAGAGTGATTATATAACTTGCAATCATACacagagaaacacacacacaccaaatttttaagatcattaaaaatacaaacatttgaaaaagcagCAAATAATGACTTTGAACACCAAATGTACCTGCAATTATATAATCACCCAACAGGTTTGCAGACATCACTCACATTTTTTGACATTGGCCATATAAAGATGCTTTatataaagagtttttttttaaagctgcacACAGCAGGCAAAATGTtctatttgtttttcttcatgCAGTGATAGTCCCTAAATGTAGTTGGATCAAATTGCATCTCAAAAATACATTATCTTGTTTACTATGTATTTAGTGCTGTCCACATCTGATTGAATTTTGGGTTCAgaaatatgaaatataactttatctttaaaaaaatctattaataTTTGCATCCTTAACACACCTTTAGATATGAAGTAACGTCCACAAAATACACACGAGACGTGTACAAAGAGCTGCTTATTTCTCTGGTCGCGTCGCTCTTCATGGGTTTTGGAGTTCTTTTCCTCTTGCTTTGGGTT is drawn from Misgurnus anguillicaudatus chromosome 6, ASM2758022v2, whole genome shotgun sequence and contains these coding sequences:
- the LOC141364367 gene encoding dolichyl-diphosphooligosaccharide--protein glycosyltransferase subunit TMEM258, producing MELEAMTRYTSPVNPAVFPHLTVVLLAIGMFFTAWFFVYEVTSTKYTRDVYKELLISLVASLFMGFGVLFLLLWVGIYV